The window TCAGCTTTGGATGCCCGATCAGCCTTATCGAGCCGGTGCATGGGGTTATGTAGGGGGCGAACCTTATAAAGGCACCAATAACCGCATTACTTATGGCAGCGACAAAAATATTTTAGGCAGCGATAACGACCCTGTTTACCAAACACAACAGGTAGGTATCAGGCAGTTTAAGTTCGATGTTCCTGACGGCGAATACGAAATAGCACTGCATTTTGCCGAACTGGTGGGCGGAGAAGCCAAAGAAGCCCTGGCCTATAACCTGGATAACAACCACAAAAAAGAAATAGAAAAGCAACGCATTTTCGGGGTTTCCATCAACGGCACACCTTTTATGCCAAAATTAAATCTGGCGCTCGATTTTGGTTACACCACTGCCGTAAAGAAAACCACCAGAATTACCGTACAAAATGGTAAGGGAATCTCGGTTGATTTCAGTGCCATTCAGGGTAAACCGGTTTTAAATGCCATACAGCTTAGAAAAATTTATTAATCGCTACATAAAATGAATCAGCTACCGCTCCGTATTTTATCGATCGACGTTTTAAGGGCCATCACCATGTTGCTGATGATCTTTGTAAACGATGTGGCCGGTGTATCGCATATCCCCGAATGGATAAAACATACTGATGCCAATGTAGATGGTATGGGTTTTTCTGACCTGATTTTTCCTGCCTTTCTGTTTATCGTTGGACTCTCGTTGCCTTTTGCTTTGGCAAACCGAAAGAAAAAGGGCGATAGTATCTGGCAACTGATTGGTTACATCGGATTAAGATCGCTCGCGCTAATTGTGATGGGGTTTTTCCATGTTAACTTAGAGAATTACGATCAGGCATCGGCTTTGTTGCCTTATCCGGTATATTCATTATTGATTACCTTAGCCTTTTTTCTCATCTGGTTAGATTATTCGGCTGATGTTTCAAAACCAAAAAAGTACACCTTTATAGCTTTAGGTATTGTTTTGCTGGCGGCTATGGCCTGGTTTTACAAAGGAGGTAATGCCGAAGAACCACAAGGCTTAAAGCCACATTGGTGGGGTATTTTGGGGATTATTGGCTGGGCCTACCTGGTTTCGGCCTTGGTGTTTTTATGGTGCGGCTCCAGCTTGCTGACTTTACTGTTCGCCTTCACCGTTTTTGCAGGTATTAATTTAACTACGCACTTGGGCCTGATACAGCCGCATATTCCAATCGTGGGCGATGCTTCTTCCATAACCTTAATGCTCGCCGGTGCTTTAGTATCGGCACTGTACAAGAGAACGA is drawn from Pedobacter sp. HDW13 and contains these coding sequences:
- a CDS encoding DUF5009 domain-containing protein — its product is MNQLPLRILSIDVLRAITMLLMIFVNDVAGVSHIPEWIKHTDANVDGMGFSDLIFPAFLFIVGLSLPFALANRKKKGDSIWQLIGYIGLRSLALIVMGFFHVNLENYDQASALLPYPVYSLLITLAFFLIWLDYSADVSKPKKYTFIALGIVLLAAMAWFYKGGNAEEPQGLKPHWWGILGIIGWAYLVSALVFLWCGSSLLTLLFAFTVFAGINLTTHLGLIQPHIPIVGDASSITLMLAGALVSALYKRTTSKDKPSDFWFLAAFYGLLAFCFGMFIRPYAGGISKIYATPAWVFVCLGISILVFELLIFVVDVKGKKDWFKWIKPAGTSTLTCYLIPYALYAMMGIMHFHYPHFLNAGVGGLIRSVLISFLVIGIVAFLEKKKLRLKV